One Natrinema longum genomic window carries:
- the gatC gene encoding Asp-tRNA(Asn)/Glu-tRNA(Gln) amidotransferase subunit GatC, translating into MSDDAVSPEEVRHVAELARVDLDDDEVDRFTGQFADILEYFETLDEVPEVDRDADLANVMRPDEERTSLESEAALGNAPETEDGYFKGPNVS; encoded by the coding sequence ATGAGCGACGACGCCGTCAGTCCCGAGGAAGTCCGCCACGTTGCGGAGCTGGCTCGTGTCGACCTCGACGACGACGAGGTCGACCGGTTTACCGGGCAGTTCGCGGACATCCTCGAGTACTTCGAGACCCTAGACGAGGTGCCGGAAGTCGACCGTGACGCCGATCTCGCGAACGTGATGCGGCCGGACGAGGAACGCACATCCCTCGAGAGCGAGGCCGCACTCGGAAACGCGCCGGAAACCGAGGACGGCTACTTCAAAGGCCCCAACGTCTCGTGA
- a CDS encoding heavy metal translocating P-type ATPase — protein MSSCSLCGLPTPEPPVTAGDVEGQFCCQGCLEVSETLETVADVDRDRVVDRAEGTGERTVPDEAAETFLAIDGMHCSTCEGFVSLLGERERGILAVEASYATDTARVVYDPELLEEGDLPETLSGYGYEARFRDDEGDHRADEELVQRLLVGGFLAMLVMPWYLFYLYPSYVGIETGILSVDATSPVGTYLPLTMIGLLTGGVLFYTGHPVLRGAYVSLRVRQPNMDLLIAIAAVSAYAYSTVALLMGSTHLYYDVTVAVIMVVTLGSYYERRIKRRATDLLADVTATRVRDATRRTADGTETVPVDRLAAGDELLVKPGERIPVDGTVLEGTAAVDESLLTGESLPVTKRPGERVVGGTIVTDSALVLEVGEDAESTLDRIATLMWEIQSSTPGVQRLADRLATVFVPLVLTLAVGVTAWRLATGTAVGEAVLTGLTVLVVSCPCAMGLATPLAVASGLRDALERGIVVANATLFESAPAVETVVFDKTGTLTTGEMTVLEIHGETDAIGPAAAVERRSEHPVADAIVAAGDAQRGGQTADGTGGPGVAPDGGSLESLAAGDDSADERTLPVTDFERHPGEGVSARVDGTTLPGPEPDDDGRVVVGTPALVERLVGPIPAELEAAIDDARETGRLATVIGYGGRARAVAVVGDRTRAAWQPVLESFTDRTVVVLTGDDESATATVRDHPAVDRVFAGVPPDGKVETVRRLSREGVTAMVGDGTNDAPALAAADVGIALGNGTARATDAADAVVTSSDLRDVRSVFDLASATRRRIRENVCWALLYNAVAIPLAAVGLINPLFAAVAMATSSAIVVVNSSRSILEDDR, from the coding sequence ATGAGTTCGTGCTCGCTGTGTGGCCTCCCAACGCCGGAGCCACCGGTGACGGCGGGAGACGTCGAGGGGCAGTTCTGCTGTCAGGGCTGTCTCGAGGTGAGCGAGACGTTGGAGACGGTCGCGGACGTCGACCGGGACCGCGTCGTCGACCGGGCGGAGGGAACCGGCGAGCGGACGGTTCCCGACGAGGCCGCGGAGACGTTCCTCGCGATCGACGGCATGCACTGTTCGACCTGCGAGGGGTTCGTCTCCCTGCTGGGCGAGCGCGAACGGGGGATTCTGGCGGTCGAGGCGAGCTACGCGACCGACACCGCCCGCGTCGTCTACGATCCCGAGCTGCTGGAGGAGGGCGACCTCCCCGAGACGCTTTCGGGCTACGGCTACGAGGCGCGATTTCGTGACGACGAGGGGGACCATCGAGCCGACGAGGAACTCGTCCAGCGGCTGCTCGTCGGCGGGTTCCTGGCGATGCTCGTCATGCCGTGGTACCTGTTCTACCTCTATCCGAGCTACGTGGGGATCGAGACGGGCATCCTCTCGGTCGACGCGACCTCGCCCGTGGGGACCTACCTCCCGCTCACGATGATCGGGCTGTTGACCGGCGGCGTGTTGTTCTACACCGGGCATCCCGTCTTGCGCGGCGCGTACGTCAGCCTGCGGGTCCGGCAGCCGAACATGGATCTGCTGATCGCGATCGCGGCCGTCTCGGCGTACGCCTACAGCACGGTCGCGCTGCTCATGGGGAGCACGCACCTCTACTACGACGTGACCGTCGCGGTGATCATGGTCGTCACGCTCGGGAGCTACTACGAGCGGCGGATCAAGCGTCGGGCGACCGACTTGCTCGCGGACGTGACCGCCACGCGGGTCCGCGACGCGACCCGTCGAACCGCCGACGGGACCGAGACGGTTCCCGTCGATCGGCTCGCGGCGGGTGACGAACTCCTCGTCAAACCCGGCGAGCGGATTCCCGTCGACGGGACGGTCCTCGAGGGGACGGCGGCCGTCGACGAATCCCTCCTCACCGGCGAGTCGCTCCCGGTCACGAAGCGACCGGGGGAGCGCGTCGTCGGCGGCACGATCGTGACCGACAGCGCGCTCGTCCTCGAGGTCGGCGAGGACGCCGAGAGCACGCTCGATCGCATCGCGACGCTCATGTGGGAAATCCAGAGTTCGACGCCGGGGGTCCAGCGGCTGGCAGACAGGCTCGCGACGGTCTTCGTCCCCCTCGTGTTGACCCTCGCGGTCGGCGTGACGGCCTGGCGGCTCGCGACGGGAACCGCGGTCGGGGAGGCGGTGCTCACGGGGCTGACGGTACTCGTCGTCTCCTGTCCCTGCGCGATGGGGCTTGCGACCCCGCTGGCGGTCGCCTCCGGGCTCCGTGACGCCTTGGAGCGCGGGATCGTCGTCGCGAACGCGACCCTGTTCGAGTCGGCTCCGGCCGTCGAGACCGTCGTCTTCGACAAGACCGGTACGTTGACGACCGGCGAGATGACGGTGCTCGAGATCCACGGAGAGACGGATGCGATCGGCCCCGCCGCGGCCGTCGAGCGACGGTCGGAACACCCCGTCGCCGACGCCATCGTGGCCGCCGGTGACGCCCAGCGAGGGGGGCAGACAGCCGACGGGACGGGCGGCCCAGGCGTCGCTCCCGACGGCGGGAGCCTCGAGTCCCTCGCTGCCGGCGACGATTCAGCCGACGAGCGCACACTCCCGGTCACCGACTTCGAGCGCCACCCCGGCGAGGGCGTCAGCGCGCGGGTCGATGGAACGACTCTGCCCGGTCCCGAACCGGACGACGACGGGCGGGTCGTCGTCGGAACGCCGGCGCTGGTCGAGCGGCTGGTCGGTCCGATCCCGGCCGAACTCGAGGCGGCGATCGACGACGCACGAGAGACGGGACGGCTCGCGACGGTCATCGGCTACGGCGGGCGAGCGAGAGCGGTCGCCGTCGTCGGCGATCGAACGCGAGCGGCCTGGCAGCCGGTCCTCGAGTCGTTTACCGACCGAACGGTGGTCGTGCTGACGGGCGACGACGAGTCCGCGACGGCGACCGTTCGCGACCACCCCGCGGTCGACCGGGTCTTCGCGGGCGTCCCACCCGACGGGAAGGTCGAGACGGTCCGACGACTCTCCCGCGAGGGAGTGACGGCGATGGTCGGCGACGGGACGAACGACGCCCCGGCGCTGGCCGCGGCGGACGTCGGAATCGCGCTCGGCAACGGGACGGCCCGTGCGACCGACGCCGCCGACGCGGTCGTCACCTCGAGTGACCTCCGGGACGTTCGGTCGGTGTTCGACCTCGCGAGTGCGACCCGGCGGCGGATCCGCGAGAACGTCTGCTGGGCGCTGCTGTACAACGCCGTCGCGATTCCGCTGGCCGCGGTGGGACTGATTAACCCGCTTTTCGCGGCCGTTGCGATGGCAACGAGTAGCGCCATCGTCGTCGTCAACTCCTCGCGGTCGATACTCGAGGACGATCGATAG
- a CDS encoding transcription initiation factor IIB — protein MTDSPIRTRTDERDRAESDAAAEPTRERERCPECGGRLVADDEHAETVCTDCGLVVDADEIDRGPEWRAFDAAEKDEKSRVGAPTTNMMHDQGLSTNIGWQDKDAYGKSLSSRQREKMQRLRTWNERFRTRNARERNLKQALGEIDRMASALGLPDTVRETASVIYRRALEDDLLPGRSIEGVATASLYAAARQAGTPRSLDEIAAVSRVEKDEVARTYRYVVRELGLEIQPADPESYVPRFASDLDLADETEHRARGLLATAKETGIHSGKSPVGLAAAAVYAAALLTDEQVTQNDVSDVANISEVTIRNRYHELLEADEEGAAA, from the coding sequence ATGACTGACTCACCCATTCGGACGCGGACTGACGAGCGAGACCGAGCCGAGAGCGACGCGGCCGCCGAACCCACCCGCGAGCGAGAGCGGTGCCCGGAGTGTGGCGGTCGACTGGTCGCCGACGACGAACACGCCGAGACGGTCTGTACGGACTGTGGCCTGGTGGTCGACGCGGACGAGATCGATCGGGGCCCCGAGTGGCGAGCGTTCGACGCCGCCGAAAAGGACGAGAAATCCCGAGTGGGCGCGCCGACGACCAACATGATGCACGATCAGGGGCTCTCGACGAACATCGGCTGGCAGGACAAAGACGCCTACGGGAAGTCCCTGAGTTCCCGCCAGCGCGAGAAGATGCAGCGCCTGCGCACCTGGAACGAACGGTTCCGGACCCGCAACGCCAGGGAACGGAACCTCAAGCAGGCGCTCGGCGAGATCGATCGGATGGCCTCCGCACTCGGGCTCCCCGACACCGTTCGGGAAACGGCGAGCGTCATCTACCGGCGCGCGCTCGAGGACGACCTCCTGCCGGGCCGTTCGATCGAAGGCGTCGCGACGGCCTCGCTGTACGCCGCCGCCCGTCAGGCCGGTACACCCAGGAGCCTGGACGAAATCGCGGCCGTTTCACGCGTCGAGAAAGACGAGGTCGCCCGCACCTATCGCTACGTCGTCCGCGAACTCGGCCTCGAGATCCAGCCGGCCGATCCCGAGAGCTACGTCCCCCGGTTCGCCAGCGATCTCGACCTCGCCGACGAGACCGAACACCGCGCTCGCGGGTTACTGGCGACGGCCAAAGAGACGGGGATCCACAGCGGCAAGTCGCCGGTCGGCCTCGCCGCCGCCGCGGTGTACGCCGCCGCGCTCCTGACCGACGAGCAGGTCACGCAAAACGACGTCAGCGACGTCGCCAACATCTCCGAAGTGACGATCCGCAACCGCTACCACGAGTTGCTCGAGGCCGACGAGGAGGGAGCGGCGGCCTGA
- the gatA gene encoding Asp-tRNA(Asn)/Glu-tRNA(Gln) amidotransferase subunit GatA yields the protein MSDDIFITEERIEGADDGPLAGKTVAVKDNISTEGVRTTCGSRMLEDYVPPYDATVVSRLTEAGATIVGKANMDEFGMGTTTETSYFGETDNPAAPGHVPGGSSGGSAAAVAAGEADLALGSDTGGSVRCPAAFCGVVGIKPTYGLVSRYGLVAYGNSLEQIGPFGETVEDAAELLDVIAGSDDRDATTRSEGDDANYAEAATGDVDGLSIGVPTELLEGADEGVVETFWKALGELEDRGAEYHEVSLPSVEHAVEAYYVIAMSEASSNLARFDGVRYGHSGGYDGNWNETFARAREEGFGDEVKRRILLGTYALSAGYHDKYYKKAQDARAWVKQDFDEALSEADVLASPTMPVPPFELGESLDDPLQLYLADANTVPVNLADLPAISVPAGETDGLPVGLQLVGPAFGEERLIRAASALA from the coding sequence ATGTCGGACGATATCTTCATCACCGAGGAGCGGATCGAAGGGGCCGACGACGGACCGCTCGCCGGCAAAACGGTCGCGGTCAAGGACAACATCTCGACCGAAGGCGTCCGAACGACCTGTGGCTCGCGGATGCTCGAGGACTACGTCCCACCCTACGACGCCACGGTCGTCTCCCGACTCACGGAGGCCGGCGCGACGATCGTCGGGAAGGCGAACATGGACGAGTTCGGGATGGGAACGACCACCGAGACCTCCTACTTCGGCGAGACGGACAACCCCGCCGCACCGGGACACGTCCCCGGTGGCTCCTCCGGTGGCTCCGCGGCCGCCGTCGCCGCCGGCGAGGCCGACCTCGCGCTCGGTTCCGACACCGGTGGCTCCGTCCGCTGTCCCGCCGCCTTCTGTGGCGTCGTCGGAATCAAACCCACCTACGGGCTGGTCTCGCGGTACGGCCTCGTCGCCTACGGCAACAGTTTAGAGCAGATCGGCCCCTTCGGCGAGACGGTCGAGGACGCCGCCGAACTGCTCGACGTGATCGCCGGCAGCGACGACCGCGACGCGACCACCCGCAGCGAGGGCGACGACGCGAACTACGCCGAGGCTGCCACCGGCGACGTCGACGGACTCTCGATCGGCGTTCCGACCGAGTTGCTCGAGGGAGCCGACGAGGGCGTCGTCGAGACGTTCTGGAAGGCGCTGGGCGAACTCGAGGATCGCGGGGCCGAGTACCACGAGGTCTCGCTCCCGTCGGTCGAACACGCCGTCGAGGCCTACTACGTGATCGCGATGTCGGAGGCTTCCTCGAACCTCGCGCGGTTCGACGGGGTGCGCTACGGCCACTCGGGCGGATACGACGGGAACTGGAACGAGACCTTCGCCCGCGCCCGCGAGGAGGGCTTCGGCGACGAGGTCAAGCGTCGGATCCTGCTCGGAACGTACGCGCTCTCGGCGGGCTACCACGACAAGTACTACAAGAAGGCCCAAGACGCTCGCGCGTGGGTCAAACAGGACTTCGACGAGGCGCTTTCCGAGGCCGACGTACTCGCGAGCCCCACGATGCCGGTCCCGCCGTTCGAACTCGGCGAGAGCCTAGACGATCCGCTCCAGTTGTACCTCGCCGACGCGAACACGGTGCCGGTCAACCTCGCGGACCTGCCCGCGATTTCGGTCCCGGCGGGCGAAACCGACGGGCTCCCCG